A stretch of the Clostridiales bacterium genome encodes the following:
- the rimO gene encoding 30S ribosomal protein S12 methylthiotransferase RimO, which yields MAYKVGVVSLGCNKNRVDTEIALGLLKDRGYVFTADPAEADILMVNTCGFIESAREESINTIIEMGEYKKTGRCRALVVTGCLAQRYEKALLEELPEIDLLLGVNQYASLPDALDKVLGGSRVSRCQDDFSYLEHDRVLTTPGYSAYVRIGEGCSNRCAFCAIPLIRGPYRSRKEADILAEIRSLASRGVREHILVAQDTTRYGTDGGKHSALPDLMRKAAAIDGVDWLRVLYCYPDETSDELLDVLAETDNICPYLDIPIQHVNREMLRAMRRRGTREDIMRCVRGARERRLTLRTSLIVGFPGETEDQFKELLDFVEETEFDRMGAFIFSPEENTPAADMPNQVPEEIKQERFDRLMTLQQSVSLKRNTARIGSIEQVLVTDTGEDGVCLGRSSREAPETDGEIVVDCGETMPAAGQMIPVEITGADTYDLRGKML from the coding sequence ATGGCGTATAAAGTCGGTGTGGTTTCCCTCGGCTGCAACAAAAACCGGGTGGATACCGAGATCGCGCTGGGCCTGCTGAAGGACCGGGGCTATGTCTTCACGGCGGACCCGGCCGAGGCGGATATCCTGATGGTCAATACCTGCGGGTTTATTGAGTCCGCCCGGGAAGAATCGATCAACACCATCATCGAGATGGGTGAATATAAAAAAACCGGCCGCTGCCGCGCGCTTGTGGTCACCGGCTGCCTGGCCCAGCGGTATGAAAAGGCCCTGCTGGAGGAACTGCCGGAGATCGATCTGCTCCTCGGCGTTAACCAGTATGCCTCCCTGCCGGACGCACTGGACAAGGTGCTGGGCGGAAGCCGCGTCAGCCGCTGCCAGGATGATTTCAGCTATCTTGAGCACGACCGCGTACTCACCACCCCCGGTTATTCCGCCTATGTACGGATCGGGGAGGGCTGCTCCAACCGCTGTGCCTTCTGCGCGATCCCGCTGATCCGGGGTCCCTACCGCAGCCGGAAGGAAGCGGATATTCTCGCTGAAATCCGGTCCCTGGCTTCCCGGGGCGTGCGCGAGCATATCCTGGTCGCGCAGGATACCACCCGCTACGGAACGGACGGGGGAAAGCATTCCGCCCTGCCGGACCTGATGCGTAAGGCCGCCGCGATCGACGGGGTGGACTGGCTCCGCGTGCTCTACTGCTATCCGGACGAAACCAGCGACGAGCTGCTGGACGTCCTTGCGGAGACGGATAATATCTGCCCCTATCTCGATATCCCGATCCAGCATGTCAACCGGGAAATGCTTCGGGCCATGCGCCGCCGCGGTACCCGGGAGGATATCATGCGCTGCGTCCGCGGCGCGCGGGAGCGCAGGCTGACCCTGCGTACCAGCCTCATCGTCGGCTTCCCCGGTGAAACGGAAGACCAGTTTAAGGAACTGCTGGACTTTGTGGAAGAAACGGAGTTCGACCGCATGGGCGCATTCATCTTCTCCCCGGAGGAGAACACGCCCGCCGCGGATATGCCAAACCAGGTCCCGGAGGAAATCAAGCAGGAACGCTTCGACCGCCTGATGACGCTGCAGCAGTCCGTTTCCCTGAAGCGGAATACCGCCAGGATCGGCAGCATCGAACAGGTGCTGGTCACCGATACGGGCGAAGACGGCGTATGCCTGGGCCGGAGCAGCCGGGAAGCCCCGGAAACAGACGGGGAGATCGTTGTGGACTGCGGCGAAACAATGCCCGCCGCCGGTCAGATGATTCCCGTGGAGATTACCGGCGCGGATACCTATGACCTGAGGGGGAAAATGCTGTGA
- the pgsA gene encoding CDP-diacylglycerol--glycerol-3-phosphate 3-phosphatidyltransferase, which produces MNLPNKLSIIRVALIPVIVILLYQPSDACRIIAGALFIIASLTDFLDGYIARKYNLVTNFGKFIDPVADKLLVLTTLIMLLHRGQTEAWIIIIILCRELAVDGLRLVAVTQGKVIAASPFGKIKTTCQMIMIIAAILLNQSAFSTWYMIILTAAAVVMTLFSAVDYFVKNRAVFSEN; this is translated from the coding sequence GTGAACCTGCCAAATAAACTGAGCATCATCCGGGTTGCGCTGATCCCGGTGATCGTAATCCTGCTGTACCAGCCATCCGATGCCTGCCGCATCATTGCCGGCGCGCTGTTCATCATCGCGTCGCTGACGGACTTCCTGGATGGATATATTGCCCGGAAGTACAACCTGGTCACCAATTTCGGCAAGTTTATCGATCCCGTGGCGGACAAGCTGCTGGTGCTCACCACGCTGATCATGCTGCTGCACCGCGGCCAGACGGAAGCCTGGATCATCATCATCATTCTCTGCCGTGAACTGGCGGTGGACGGGCTCCGCCTCGTGGCTGTGACCCAGGGAAAGGTCATTGCGGCCAGCCCCTTCGGCAAAATCAAAACCACCTGCCAGATGATCATGATCATTGCCGCCATCCTGCTGAACCAGTCGGCTTTCTCCACCTGGTATATGATCATCCTCACGGCCGCGGCCGTTGTCATGACGCTGTTCTCCGCCGTGGATTACTTCGTGAAGAACCGCGCGGTTTTCAGCGAAAACTGA
- the dnaN gene encoding DNA polymerase III subunit beta has translation MIFSMNAQDLLEGLNTVTRALSARPAKQILEGVLISADDGRVQLTCSDGSLVIEYTNAAAIQEEGQAVLPGRLFTELIRKMPAGTVNISVTDNRTATIRCMKNRSNLAVMNAAEYPEINPLSGGSQVKIPQKKLKDMISHVVFAIATDESRQILTGSLLEVSRNEARLVALDGFRLSMQKLFQPFELPEGKDVVKAIIPGKVLNELSRILPDDDAFCTMMFSQNRMQCTFGNIRLSSVLLAGEYIDYRRILPTDFKTEARANRTAVADAIERASLMAREGKNNLIKMSFRGNVLRITSNAELGDVEEEMEASLIGEPVDIAFNARYITDVIRNVSDENLCMKFNSSVSPCVVVPQTGDEYIYLILPVRVFQ, from the coding sequence ATGATTTTCAGCATGAACGCGCAGGATCTCCTGGAAGGCCTGAACACCGTTACCCGGGCATTGTCCGCCCGGCCGGCCAAACAGATTCTGGAAGGTGTATTGATTTCCGCGGATGACGGGAGGGTGCAGCTGACCTGCTCGGACGGTTCGCTGGTCATTGAATATACGAATGCCGCCGCCATCCAGGAGGAAGGCCAGGCAGTGCTTCCGGGCCGCCTGTTTACGGAGCTGATCCGTAAGATGCCTGCCGGCACGGTGAATATTTCCGTTACGGATAATCGTACGGCCACCATCCGCTGCATGAAGAACCGCAGTAACCTGGCGGTGATGAACGCCGCGGAATATCCGGAAATCAATCCGCTGTCCGGCGGGTCCCAGGTCAAGATCCCCCAGAAGAAGCTGAAGGACATGATTTCCCATGTGGTCTTCGCGATTGCGACGGATGAAAGCCGCCAGATCCTGACGGGCAGCCTCCTGGAAGTCAGCCGGAACGAAGCGCGTCTGGTTGCGCTGGACGGATTCCGCCTGTCCATGCAGAAGCTGTTCCAGCCCTTTGAGCTGCCGGAAGGGAAGGACGTCGTCAAGGCGATCATTCCCGGAAAGGTGCTCAATGAGCTGTCCAGGATCCTGCCGGATGATGACGCGTTCTGCACCATGATGTTCAGCCAGAACCGCATGCAGTGCACCTTCGGGAATATCCGCCTGTCCAGCGTCCTGCTGGCCGGGGAATACATTGATTACCGCCGGATCCTGCCCACGGACTTCAAAACGGAAGCCCGGGCCAACCGGACCGCGGTGGCGGATGCAATCGAGCGCGCGAGCCTGATGGCGCGTGAAGGAAAAAACAACCTCATCAAGATGAGCTTCCGCGGGAATGTACTCCGCATTACTTCCAACGCCGAGCTGGGTGATGTGGAAGAGGAGATGGAAGCTTCCCTGATCGGCGAGCCGGTGGATATCGCGTTCAATGCCCGGTATATTACGGATGTCATCCGCAACGTATCGGACGAGAACCTCTGCATGAAGTTCAATTCCAGCGTCAGCCCCTGCGTGGTGGTCCCGCAGACCGGTGACGAGTATATTTACCTGATTCTGCCGGTGCGTGTATTTCAATGA
- the recF gene encoding DNA replication/repair protein RecF, translating to MIIQNITLRNFRNYREMTLLPHEGVNLFFGPNGSGKTNLLEAIHYCALGKSHRITGDQSAVRMGEPFGVCEVTVMTGGVRRKITIRLVPNELNKKTILIDGKRIQRFSDMMGCLQCVIFSPEDLGLIKEGPSLRRRYLDMMISQINRGYFIALQQYRSGLEQRNALLRNLRVNGGTGKNLLPDFEQAMAGPAAAIVAGRMKIVELLSDLGAETYRNISGLEREEFRVSYHSSLREAENPEEAFLAQMAENREDDIRTGVTSVGPHRDDLNLSLNKKNMKVFASQGQIRTAALSLKLAQMKVLRQVGGETPVLLLDDVMSELDKNRRCRLVSEISDYQTFITCTDESDLELDGDYRVYRVSAEDGEANIEETNAGESILLAELSEPDFS from the coding sequence ATGATCATCCAGAATATCACACTGCGTAATTTCCGGAATTACCGGGAGATGACACTCCTTCCGCACGAAGGAGTGAATCTCTTTTTCGGCCCAAATGGCTCGGGCAAAACGAACCTGCTCGAAGCCATCCATTACTGTGCCCTGGGAAAGAGCCACCGGATCACCGGGGACCAGAGTGCGGTGCGGATGGGTGAACCGTTCGGCGTGTGTGAAGTCACAGTGATGACCGGCGGAGTGCGCCGGAAAATTACAATTCGTTTGGTACCTAACGAATTAAACAAGAAAACAATCCTGATTGACGGCAAGCGGATCCAGCGGTTTTCGGACATGATGGGCTGCCTGCAGTGTGTTATCTTTTCCCCGGAGGACCTTGGGCTGATCAAGGAAGGTCCGTCCCTGCGCCGCAGGTATCTGGATATGATGATCAGCCAGATCAACCGGGGGTATTTTATTGCCCTGCAGCAGTACCGGTCCGGGCTGGAGCAGCGCAATGCCCTGCTGCGGAATCTGCGGGTCAATGGCGGAACCGGAAAAAACCTGCTGCCGGATTTTGAGCAGGCCATGGCCGGGCCGGCCGCCGCGATTGTGGCCGGGCGCATGAAAATCGTAGAGCTGCTCAGCGACCTGGGGGCGGAAACCTACCGCAATATTTCCGGGCTGGAGCGGGAAGAGTTCCGGGTCAGCTATCATTCCTCCCTGCGGGAAGCGGAAAACCCGGAGGAAGCGTTTCTCGCGCAGATGGCGGAAAACCGGGAAGACGATATCCGGACAGGGGTCACGTCCGTCGGCCCGCACCGGGATGATCTGAACCTGTCGCTGAACAAAAAGAACATGAAGGTATTCGCGTCACAGGGGCAGATCCGGACAGCCGCGCTGAGCCTGAAGCTGGCCCAGATGAAAGTCCTCCGGCAGGTCGGCGGGGAAACGCCGGTTCTGCTGCTGGACGATGTGATGAGCGAACTGGATAAAAACCGGCGGTGCCGGCTGGTATCGGAAATCAGTGATTACCAGACGTTTATCACCTGCACGGATGAAAGCGACCTGGAGCTGGACGGGGATTATCGGGTGTACCGCGTCAGCGCGGAAGACGGGGAAGCGAATATTGAGGAGACAAACGCCGGCGAGTCGATTCTGCTTGCGGAACTGTCGGAACCGGATTTCAGTTGA